DNA sequence from the Bombus pyrosoma isolate SC7728 linkage group LG12, ASM1482585v1, whole genome shotgun sequence genome:
aacatattttaactGTTATGTTCTCGTGCATATTATATTAAgaacattattaaaacattattgTTACAATCGCAACTtctatttattagtaattaatatttaaataataataataataataatgataataataaaatttattttactaaaatgaattaaattttgaacgaTATTACAGTCGAGGCAAATTTCAACTATAGTTTTCGCCCAATAATTTCATTACCAGGActttttaaatcataattgaatatagaatttcttttaaatattttaatatctaaatgTAGACTTAACAGATAGCAAAATAATTACGCAttacatgtacatattatgtttattttgaGACACTTTGATTATCCATTGCATTTCAACAGATTCGtttagaaatttcacgataGAGGGCATAATACATCAACTGCAACAATTTCCTAACACTTATtcctaatattaaattataattaattttttcaaatatatctattcatatattataatttaatttccgaaacaattacaaaatgtaaaaagattaaatttataaatattctatagcCACTAAATCTATCTTTACACATGGTactaaaattgttttcttacaaatatatttattttaattgttattacagCACGTCTACATATAGTGATCGtgcatattaattattaacaaataattaaattactaaagtttcaaataataagaaaatgtgtgatataatttattctaccTTAAAGTTCTAGGGATATTTTAAGGTAATATCTCATGACtcgagtaatttatttcaatagatgaaataaatactataaatggataattcataatattattttatgtcatatttattatattatattattatttataatattattttatgttattttatatacaatctACATGCCAAGAGATTAATTGatagcgaaataaaaaatcttaataGAAAGAGGCAATAATCATAACCCCACCATGCGCGATTGTACGTTAATCGTgtgtattttgaattttatcaacgatgtgattttttataaaatttcataacaaaCAAAATAGGAAGAATTCTGTGAAGAAGAATATGTGAACGTTTGCTCACTTTcacttatacattatatataatttattttctgacgaatatttattttaaataaaagatttttgcatttataacatttactCCAAATAGTATTAATAGTTTTGtacataaatgaaaaaattgtattcatataattatttattaaatgatgaATCAGACATTCAATTTTAATCGTGTAAATAATTGCTTgatttgtaaatattgaatagtaaaattatttaattgaattatattaaagcaagaagatacaaaataatgtaTCATATATTCGAAAAtcatgaatgaaaattatacaaaaattactcAAATAATTCATGTATCTAGTCACAATGATTGAATAATGTATTGTACCatcttttgttaattttaatgtatatattttcaatatacaatattcaaGTAACACAAAACTGCAAAATGCaatgtttgaataaaatgCCATCCTTTGGGGATGATACGCTGTCTGCTTGTATTCAGGCCGAAGTAAAAAATATGGATATTACTAACAATTGTAATGATGCagataaatgtttcaaagaTGATACATTTATCTCTAAAGTAACAAatgtatcaaataatattgataaagatattgaaatcAGAGAAAAATCGCATAGTTCTACTAACAGGAAACGTACTTTGagacaaaataatttaaaatgtaaagaacTTAAAAGagataatgttttaaaatcaAAACTTGTTAGCAGGACTAATGTAAGtaaatcaaaatcaaaaaatattacttcctCAAAGGAGAATCATGATTCATATAGAATTAGTGAAGAAAATGCTAATGTAAAtgtgaattatataaataatatttcttcaaatacaaatatattgccaaaacaatataataaatctgaATCGTCAACCTTGCATGTTGATAATAGTAATGAAAAAAGTAATGTTGCAAATACTATTACGATTGATACAAGCAATGTAAAATTATCTGATAGTAATATTCTTGTaagtaataaagaaaaatcttcCAAATTAAATGCTTCTATCTCTATTATTCCTACCcaagaacgaaataaattagcTTCATGGGGTCTACCACCAAACATTCTTCAggtaaatttgtatttctactAAACTTAtactaatttcaaaataattagttCTGTccatttcttaaatttcaattacgatACTAAGAGTTTATCTTTATATGTTACAGAAATATGAAGCACGAGGAGTAATTACTATGTTTGATTGGCAAATTGAATGCTTATCAAATCATAAGGTCATTGAAGAAAACTGTAATCTTATATACTCTGCTCCAACATCGGCTGGAAAAACATTGGTAGCAGAAATTCTTATGATAAAAACAGTAttagaaaggagaaaaaaagtgATTTTTATCTTACCATTTGTTTCTGTTGTTagagaaaaaatgtattattttcaagtAAGACTTTTTCAGTCTAtgagtaaataatttaagaatgtTATATATGTCTTATGtgttaaattgtaattttttaggATTTATTATCTGATAGCGGTGTTCGAGTAGAAGGTTTTATGGGTGGTGTTATGCCCGCTGGAGGATTTGCAGCAACTCATATTGCAATAGCAACTATCGAAAAAGCAAATTCATTAGTAAATCATCtaatggaagaaaatgaattaatcAACTTAGGCTCAGTAATCATAGACGAATTACATCTTGTTGGTGATCCAAATCGCGGATATCTTCTCGAATTACTTctaactaaattaaaatatatgactTTTAGGTAATTGGAATATGTTTATTTCTATGCGATGTAAGAAAAGTATAATCTACTATTGTAAATAAGTacggaaattaatattctattttgtttCAGAAATGAAAGtgttaatatacaattaattggTATGTCTGCTACACTTCCAAATTTGTCCATTTTAGCTAAGTGGTTGGATGCAGAATTGTATAAAACAGAATTCAGACCAATACCATTAAATGAACAATGCAAGGTATTtcacaaattacaaaattgtaatatgtttataatttgaaGTTTTTAATACAAATCCTTATATGCTTTTAGATAGGTAGAagtatatatgataataaattatgtctTATACGAAACTTAACACTAATGCCAGAATTAACTATGGACTCGGATGATATTCTTCACCTGTGTATTGAGACAATATCTGATGGACATAGTGTATTAATCTTTTGTTCTACAAAAAATTGGTGTGAGAAACTAGCTGAACAAATTGCTGCTGCATTTTGTAAACTgggtatatttaataatattaaagttcttaattttgaattttagcTTATAATTGCACAactatatattgtattatattgcacaattatatatatatatatatatatatatatatatatattattatgaataatattcataataataattcataatcaatttttttaggTCGAGAAAATACGAAACTAGGTAAAACTTTAAGGCAGCAACTAGATACTGCATTAATTTCTGAAACATTGGAGCAACTAAAACGTAGTCCTACAGGTTTAGATAACATATTAAAGAACACAGTTTCTTTTGGGACAGCTTTTCATCATGCTGGTCTTACCATGGATGAACGTGATATTATAGAAGGATCTTTCAGGTTTTTAATTCACGTATCTTccattttatatgaatatttagaaaaactaATTAcatgttaaattatttcagatCTGGGTCTTTAAGAGTTCTTGTTGCCACATCAACTTTAAGTAGTGGAGTAAATTTACCTGCTAGACGGGTGATTATTAGATCTCCAAAGTTTGCTGGAAAATTACTAGATAGCCTTACCTATCGTCAAATGATAGGACGAGCAGGTAGAATGGGAAAGGATACAGCAGGTAAAGATAATAAGATCAGATAAATTAATGGAGTAAGTCAATTTAGTTCAATGCGTAAGTTAATGAAAGGGAATATAGACTCAGTTATATCTTCATAGGGGAAAGTATACTTATGTGTAATCCAACTGAACAAAAAGCAGCTGAGATATTGTTATCAGCTTCTTTGGAACCAATTGAATCCTGTCTTGAGGATTCAACACCTTTAATTCGAGCTCTTCTAGAAGCTATAGCTAGTGAGATCGTTCATACTCCATTACATCTTGAATTGTACATTAAGTGTACCTTAGTAAGTTTGAGTGATGAATACAATTCAAAAGGTCCTTGGAACGACGCAATCAAATTTTTAGTagataatgaatttttattgtaagtatcgtaaaaataattattttcaagtttctctTATATtagatgatatttttatactccatataacataatattacataggTTACAAAAAACTGAAGATGGACATAGGTGGGTGGCTACAGCTTTCGGTAAAGCATGTTTAGCAGCTTCTATTTCACCCAGAGACGGTTTGTTCTTACTTGAAGAACTTCAAAAAGCAAGACGATGCTTTGTGTTGGATACAGAATTACACGTGATATACCTAGTGACACCACTAAATTCTGGAAATCAAATTGGAAGTATCGATTGGATGACATTTTTAGAGTTATGGAGAACGCTGTCAGAAAGTGAACGTAGGGTTGGGCAACTTGTTGGCATAGAAGAACGATTTTTAACATTAGCTGTTCAAGGCATCATACGACCGGGGAAATTGgtgaattattttgtatttgagcattatatattaacaattgATATTAATGAGCGAATATATCTATTAATTATGTTCACTAAATAATGTAAACTTCTATTTTCAGCTTAGTATACATAAGCGATTTTATACTGCATTAGCATTACATGATTTAGTTCGTGAAGTTCCCCTTACTGTAGTTTGTACAAAATATGGCTGTTGCCGTGGAGTTCTTCAAACTTTACAGCAATCTGCTTCTACATTTGCTggtaatatttcttatctattacaagaaaatatttaaataggtaatattataaaaattttaaaatggtCTTCAGGGATGATCACCCAATTCTGTAAGCAATTGGGCTGGGGCTGTCTAGAATTATTAGTCTCACAATTTCAGACACGGTTACAGTTTGGTGTATGTAGAGAGTTATTAGATCTATTGCGTCTCCCAATGTTAAATGGACTACGCGCTAGAAGTCTTTACAAGCATGGAATCACATCAGTAGCAGAATTAGCTACTGCTAATGAACTTGATGTTGAACGTGCGCTTTATAAGGCACTTCCTTTTGAAAGGTacattagtaaaatatttcattgattcAACAAGAgtctattattattgaaattatattttagtgAAAAAGAACAGGACGGTGAACACGAATCGGAAGcagtaaaacgaaataaaatgagaaCAGTATTTGTCACTGGAAAAGACGGTTTAACGCCTCATGAAGCTGCAACGATGTTAGTTCACGAGGCGAGAACATTAGTACAGGTAGGTAACAGTTATATCTTTAAagattgatatttttgaatgattttatatcttaACCCTTTGCCATACTTTGACGAGTCTGAGTCGTGATGAGAATTTTGAGCCAAACCTGAATATCACGAGTCTCACTCGTGCTCTTAATCTCGGACCAAATGAATGTTTCGAATGGTGTCTTTTTTCTAAACACGGGCGCTGCTATCTCGCACTCAGTCGCACGATATAATGTTTCAAGTTCCGACACTTTGTCTCCGCCGCTTCGGCTCCTTTCTCGACCATTCGGGCGCAATGATTGGGCCCGAACTCTTCCGAGTTAAATGGTATGGTAAGGGGTTTTAATATTGCACTTCATTTGCAGAATGAACTGAGATTGCAAAATATGTCATGGAAACAGAATGATCAATCGGTCATTACAAACAAATCTAATAGCGAAATAAGTTTATATGAACAACAAGATAGATTTCAAGCAACAAAACGCgcaaatgtagaaataaaacttGAAACTACACACAgcaattctaaaaataaagataatttaaacgagattgtcattcaaaataaatatgaagagAATTCATGTTCAATAATCAACAAGCCTATGAATAAGAATGTCAGTTTTGTTAATGAGAAAGAAAGctcattaaataataataataaagctcATAAatccgataaaaataaaaaatctaaaattgatgaaaatgttacaaaaaatattaacgattCTAAATGTaacttagaaaataatacattgCAAGAGACAAAGCATGATGACTTAAAACTTACTGatcaattattacaaatagatATTCCTGAATTTTGTGATACTCTAGCTGAGGAACTATCAACtaatttctttgaaagtaGCAGCCCTAAAATAACATCTGCTTCAAGACGAAATAGTGAATCATTACTCGTTTTCGACGATAGGAAAAGAAACTGTATccgaaatggaaatattaaacactCCATTAATGAAGTCCGAAACATTCAGAATGTTAATGATATACCCAccaagaaaataagaatttcgGACGAAACAAGCATTAAAGTATCAGCTTGCAGAAATACGATTACGCATTTATCTAGTTTTCAGAATGATATAAAAACGGAAGTTCTTTCGAGAAGTCCTAGTCTTTTTGATGATAGTTTAAATCTCGACACACAAATTTGTAATGTTCTTGAACAAAATATCGTTGATTCTCTACAATTAacagaatttgaagaaactaGATCATCTGAACCCAAAGTAACAATACAGGACAGAAAAGATGTAAAGTTACAAATCACTTCTAGTACTAGCAACAATGAGACAGGCACAGAAAATAATGTGAAagataaacatataaataagaattctttaaattcacaattaattttaaattcacaaGTAAAACAGAGCACACTTTCGTGGAAAGATGATTCTtggaatgaaacgaaaaaaataatggagaagttaaatcaaattaaagataaaaataaccaTAATATACCAGTTAAATATAACATCAAGGATggaaaaaatgcaaatgtGCAACATTTTGTAGAAACCAATGAAATAAGTAGTTCGACGTTagagataaaaaagaagtGCGATATGAAATTTGAACGAGCTATGGatgattatataaaaaaaggacCACAGAAACGTAGACTGAGTAATGTACAAGTTGCAAAATCACCTATTGCAAATGTCATGGTTTTTAGTAAAAACGGCGGAACATTGTTAGATTCAAACAAATCAGATTCAGATGAAATTGTTATTGCTTcccaaaatataaattcaccGGCTACAAGTAGTTACAAGTTACAAAGTAAACTAGATTCTGTAAGGAAACAGAAGTTGTATACTCAAAAAGTTTCCGATCGGATATTTGATGATAAGAATCATGCAACTACTGTTTCAgacaaaatagaaattgaaaaatgtaaaatcaaatcaaaattaaatgaGATACTTATACAAAAAACATtaactaataaaaattctagtaTAGACAGTGTAATTTTGAATTCGGACGAAGATACACCCATAAAGTCggaaaattttttacaaaagtctacatttaatttaaaaaacactcAAAATAGTCCTAAAACGTGTGTAAAAACAAATGAACTTGCAGACACTGTAAATGAAACAACTAATTggaatacattaaatattataaaagttgGAAGTGATAGAGccacatttaatttatttaagcgTGAAGTGATGCAGAAACGATATATTGCGTTAGCTTTAAATTGTGAATTGTATAATGataaaactaataatataGGCTCTAAGATCATTGGTCCTACTactattgaaagaaaaaagaggtcTAAAAAAACGGAAAATTATGTGCATGCAGAGAGAAAATTATGTGGTGCTGCTATTGCTTGGGAAAACAatattgcatattatatttctttctctaatGAACGaggtatttaaaattatgttaatattaatttttctcccTCTTAGCTTCTAACGctataaattttcagatttaaaaATCCCAGGTAAAGATCAAATGAAACtattaaaagaattgctgAGTAACACATTTTTGTATGTAAAATGCTTTGCaacaaaagaaatgtttaaaaccTTGTATAAATGCTGTAGTATTACCGCAAGTTGCAAATTTTTAGACCCAAAAGTAGCAGGTTGGCTGCATCATGGGAGCAGTCGTGAAAAAACATTTCATGAAATGGTAAGCGATATGtacaactttatttttataaataaatttatatattatattaagttataattgtactatatttaaattaatacacaAAACAggtgaaagaatattttccacAAGGATGTTTCATAGCTAAAAGAATAGGTACATGTTATGATGTGGGACCTGGATTGTATATCGAAAGTGAAATAGCAGGAGAGCTCAGAGCATCTGCCGAAGCTGTACTTACATGGCATATAACAGATAAACTATTAGATAAGTTAGAACAACAGAGTCCAACATTACTATACACATTTAaaggtaataaatataatgaatatgcTTCATTATTACTCTATCTCatattcttttacatttttgaaacattaagtatattttcagatattgAAATGAGGACAGTGACCTTACTAGCTTGCATGGAATTAACTGGTTTAGGCGTATCGTTAAAATCATTACAAGATTTGTCTTCCATCATCCATGAAGAGATGATGTCATTAGAAGAACAAGCATATGCATTATGTGGAAGaagattcaatttttcctCGTCTAAGCAAGTTGGAGAggtttgtaaatatattaatgagATGGATTGTTATTCGCACAGTTGTTtgaatttaattgttaattgtatAGATTTTAGGCTTATACAACGGAAAAAAAATTAGCGTTAATAAAGCTGTATTAGAGCAGTCTGATCATCCAGTATCTAGTCTTGTTATGTCATGGCGTAAATTAAGTGCAACTCAATCTAAGGCATGTATAGATTAAAGaagtttttgataaaattaaaaaactgaaATTACGTGTATAAGTAAACGCGAGGattctttatgaaaaaatgtagaataaaattttttcaccAAAAGCTTCGTTTCCAAGAATAGTAAATTTGCAAATCTATTTTATGTATGTGCCTGGTCAATTCCTAATTAAACATGTTCAAACTCTATTTTCTTGAAGATGAAGCTTTAAACAGGAAGATTATATTCCACATTTTTAGCATATTTTCACATGTACATAGAATAACTTTGTGCTAATTGTTTACTTATGCTCAGTCAATAATTAGTCAAGTTcaaaattttttcgaaaattaaaattcggacgaaaaaatgtaattttactctgtatattaattaaataattcaaagtaaaataatgaaataaattttttagattatttatcCAATATTGAATCTAGCTCAACACAGTTCTCGTATTCACGGTAATTGTATTACGTCTACATTAACGGGTAGAGTTTCGATGCATGAAccaaatttacaaaatgtgCCAaaggattttaattttaaagacAATAGCTTTACAATAAGTGTTCGAATGGCATTTATACCAGCAATAGGCAATGTTATGTTGTCAGCAGACTACTGTCAACTTGAATTGAGAATATTAGCTCATTTTTCAAGAGATATACTATTATGCGATATTATGCGGAGACCAggtgatatttttaaaagcatTGCAGCCAATTGGAATCACATATCTGAAGATCAGGTAAATACtgtataaacaatttatattgttaaaaataattttattgacatATATTGACATTAAAAGGTTGATGATAAAATACGTCAGCATACAAAACAATTGTGCTATGGCATGATCTATGGCATGGGAGTGAAAACACTTGCTGAGAATTTATCAGTAGATGAAGTTAAAGCCAAAGAATTTTTGGAATCTTTTATGAATGCATACCCAGGTATATCTAAGTGGTTGACTAATGTATTGGATGAAGCACGTACAAATGGTTACATAACAACTATCCTGGAAAGACGTAGAATGTTTCCTGAATTGACAAGTACAAACCCGGTGGAAAAATGTAAGTGTTCTTAAGTATAGATTGGTTTccacaataaaattttttgtttaattaggaataaattaatgtaatctTTTAATTCTCATAGTACAAGCAGAACGCCAAGCAGTGAATACAAAAGTTCAGGGTTCTGCAGCTGATATTGCTAAAAAAGCAATGGTtaatatcgaagaaagaatACGAGTCGAGTTTCCAATGGCTACAACCATTATGCCTAGTAGCAATCCTATTCGTAAATTGAGAAGTAACAGTAGAGAAGCACAGCAAAGAGGtggttatctagtattacaaCTCCACGATGAACTTTTATATGAGGTCAGTAATAGCTTTGTATcagttttctattttgaatGCTTGTATTTTACCATCTTTCATTCCTTTTCCTTATATTAGGTGAATATACACGATTTAAATCAAGTTGCAAGAATAGTAAAGGAATCAATGGAACAAGTATGTCAACTTGCAGTACCGTTGCCTGTGAAACTTAAAGTTGGACCAGCATGGGGAGATCTTTCTGAATATACTGTTTGTTAATCTACTAAGTTtttctataagaaaatatttagtattgTCTAATTGtttgaattaaattcttaaataaaaatttttttatatacactTTTACACGAAAAGGTAGTTGAtcatgtttcaatttttttctgtGACTTATAATATTGTGCATTGTTGCATAGATTTATAGTAAGGCGaattgtatgtacatatttattctgttttttatcatattttttatatcataatatgaaacaatgaattgtatatttaaatgatataaataattgcatatttcagaagatttaaataataagttaatatttactgaacatgaattttcaaacaatttttactatttgaaTCATATTATATGaagtatcaaaatttatatgatataaaatttaagattcaaatttatacaaaaaaagattagaatagtaatttttatacttttacttGTTAACatcattatttttgtaaaaatgtataagtAAGTGATTGTGTTGTATAATACCATTGAAttgtataagaaataaaagtctttgttgttcaaaattttctattaatatacataatagtaATCTTGTAAGTATTACATCCTatacgtaatttaaaaaaaatatttcttaaattgtaTCACAGGGAGGTGCAAGAGATTGATGTAACTTTGTTACTGCTGTTTGTACTATTTGTTGAAATGTTTCATCTTCTTTACTGGTAActtctaaatttaataaatctatatgTGCTTTTTTTCCATCAACTGTTACATACAGCTTTTCTCCTTTAAAGATCTTAGGAACCGAGTCCTCCCCAAACATTTCTTGTAACATTTCTATCAAACATTCTTTAAAATGCATTCTATCCATTTTTGTAGGTGCTGGTAATACTTTGGGTGGCTGTT
Encoded proteins:
- the LOC122573352 gene encoding DNA polymerase theta isoform X1; translated protein: MYIFSIYNIQVTQNCKMQCLNKMPSFGDDTLSACIQAEVKNMDITNNCNDADKCFKDDTFISKVTNVSNNIDKDIEIREKSHSSTNRKRTLRQNNLKCKELKRDNVLKSKLVSRTNVSKSKSKNITSSKENHDSYRISEENANVNVNYINNISSNTNILPKQYNKSESSTLHVDNSNEKSNVANTITIDTSNVKLSDSNILVSNKEKSSKLNASISIIPTQERNKLASWGLPPNILQKYEARGVITMFDWQIECLSNHKVIEENCNLIYSAPTSAGKTLVAEILMIKTVLERRKKVIFILPFVSVVREKMYYFQDLLSDSGVRVEGFMGGVMPAGGFAATHIAIATIEKANSLVNHLMEENELINLGSVIIDELHLVGDPNRGYLLELLLTKLKYMTFRNESVNIQLIGMSATLPNLSILAKWLDAELYKTEFRPIPLNEQCKIGRSIYDNKLCLIRNLTLMPELTMDSDDILHLCIETISDGHSVLIFCSTKNWCEKLAEQIAAAFCKLGRENTKLGKTLRQQLDTALISETLEQLKRSPTGLDNILKNTVSFGTAFHHAGLTMDERDIIEGSFRSGSLRVLVATSTLSSGVNLPARRVIIRSPKFAGKLLDSLTYRQMIGRAGRMGKDTAGESILMCNPTEQKAAEILLSASLEPIESCLEDSTPLIRALLEAIASEIVHTPLHLELYIKCTLVSLSDEYNSKGPWNDAIKFLVDNEFLLLQKTEDGHRWVATAFGKACLAASISPRDGLFLLEELQKARRCFVLDTELHVIYLVTPLNSGNQIGSIDWMTFLELWRTLSESERRVGQLVGIEERFLTLAVQGIIRPGKLLSIHKRFYTALALHDLVREVPLTVVCTKYGCCRGVLQTLQQSASTFAGMITQFCKQLGWGCLELLVSQFQTRLQFGVCRELLDLLRLPMLNGLRARSLYKHGITSVAELATANELDVERALYKALPFESEKEQDGEHESEAVKRNKMRTVFVTGKDGLTPHEAATMLVHEARTLVQNELRLQNMSWKQNDQSVITNKSNSEISLYEQQDRFQATKRANVEIKLETTHSNSKNKDNLNEIVIQNKYEENSCSIINKPMNKNVSFVNEKESSLNNNNKAHKSDKNKKSKIDENVTKNINDSKCNLENNTLQETKHDDLKLTDQLLQIDIPEFCDTLAEELSTNFFESSSPKITSASRRNSESLLVFDDRKRNCIRNGNIKHSINEVRNIQNVNDIPTKKIRISDETSIKVSACRNTITHLSSFQNDIKTEVLSRSPSLFDDSLNLDTQICNVLEQNIVDSLQLTEFEETRSSEPKVTIQDRKDVKLQITSSTSNNETGTENNVKDKHINKNSLNSQLILNSQVKQSTLSWKDDSWNETKKIMEKLNQIKDKNNHNIPVKYNIKDGKNANVQHFVETNEISSSTLEIKKKCDMKFERAMDDYIKKGPQKRRLSNVQVAKSPIANVMVFSKNGGTLLDSNKSDSDEIVIASQNINSPATSSYKLQSKLDSVRKQKLYTQKVSDRIFDDKNHATTVSDKIEIEKCKIKSKLNEILIQKTLTNKNSSIDSVILNSDEDTPIKSENFLQKSTFNLKNTQNSPKTCVKTNELADTVNETTNWNTLNIIKVGSDRATFNLFKREVMQKRYIALALNCELYNDKTNNIGSKIIGPTTIERKKRSKKTENYVHAERKLCGAAIAWENNIAYYISFSNERDLKIPGKDQMKLLKELLSNTFLYVKCFATKEMFKTLYKCCSITASCKFLDPKVAGWLHHGSSREKTFHEMVKEYFPQGCFIAKRIGTCYDVGPGLYIESEIAGELRASAEAVLTWHITDKLLDKLEQQSPTLLYTFKDIEMRTVTLLACMELTGLGVSLKSLQDLSSIIHEEMMSLEEQAYALCGRRFNFSSSKQVGEILGLYNGKKISVNKAVLEQSDHPVSSLVMSWRKLSATQSKIIYPILNLAQHSSRIHGNCITSTLTGRVSMHEPNLQNVPKDFNFKDNSFTISVRMAFIPAIGNVMLSADYCQLELRILAHFSRDILLCDIMRRPGDIFKSIAANWNHISEDQVDDKIRQHTKQLCYGMIYGMGVKTLAENLSVDEVKAKEFLESFMNAYPGISKWLTNVLDEARTNGYITTILERRRMFPELTSTNPVEKLQAERQAVNTKVQGSAADIAKKAMVNIEERIRVEFPMATTIMPSSNPIRKLRSNSREAQQRGGYLVLQLHDELLYEVNIHDLNQVARIVKESMEQVCQLAVPLPVKLKVGPAWGDLSEYTVC
- the LOC122573352 gene encoding DNA polymerase theta isoform X2 — encoded protein: MQGRSIYDNKLCLIRNLTLMPELTMDSDDILHLCIETISDGHSVLIFCSTKNWCEKLAEQIAAAFCKLGRENTKLGKTLRQQLDTALISETLEQLKRSPTGLDNILKNTVSFGTAFHHAGLTMDERDIIEGSFRSGSLRVLVATSTLSSGVNLPARRVIIRSPKFAGKLLDSLTYRQMIGRAGRMGKDTAGESILMCNPTEQKAAEILLSASLEPIESCLEDSTPLIRALLEAIASEIVHTPLHLELYIKCTLVSLSDEYNSKGPWNDAIKFLVDNEFLLLQKTEDGHRWVATAFGKACLAASISPRDGLFLLEELQKARRCFVLDTELHVIYLVTPLNSGNQIGSIDWMTFLELWRTLSESERRVGQLVGIEERFLTLAVQGIIRPGKLLSIHKRFYTALALHDLVREVPLTVVCTKYGCCRGVLQTLQQSASTFAGMITQFCKQLGWGCLELLVSQFQTRLQFGVCRELLDLLRLPMLNGLRARSLYKHGITSVAELATANELDVERALYKALPFESEKEQDGEHESEAVKRNKMRTVFVTGKDGLTPHEAATMLVHEARTLVQNELRLQNMSWKQNDQSVITNKSNSEISLYEQQDRFQATKRANVEIKLETTHSNSKNKDNLNEIVIQNKYEENSCSIINKPMNKNVSFVNEKESSLNNNNKAHKSDKNKKSKIDENVTKNINDSKCNLENNTLQETKHDDLKLTDQLLQIDIPEFCDTLAEELSTNFFESSSPKITSASRRNSESLLVFDDRKRNCIRNGNIKHSINEVRNIQNVNDIPTKKIRISDETSIKVSACRNTITHLSSFQNDIKTEVLSRSPSLFDDSLNLDTQICNVLEQNIVDSLQLTEFEETRSSEPKVTIQDRKDVKLQITSSTSNNETGTENNVKDKHINKNSLNSQLILNSQVKQSTLSWKDDSWNETKKIMEKLNQIKDKNNHNIPVKYNIKDGKNANVQHFVETNEISSSTLEIKKKCDMKFERAMDDYIKKGPQKRRLSNVQVAKSPIANVMVFSKNGGTLLDSNKSDSDEIVIASQNINSPATSSYKLQSKLDSVRKQKLYTQKVSDRIFDDKNHATTVSDKIEIEKCKIKSKLNEILIQKTLTNKNSSIDSVILNSDEDTPIKSENFLQKSTFNLKNTQNSPKTCVKTNELADTVNETTNWNTLNIIKVGSDRATFNLFKREVMQKRYIALALNCELYNDKTNNIGSKIIGPTTIERKKRSKKTENYVHAERKLCGAAIAWENNIAYYISFSNERDLKIPGKDQMKLLKELLSNTFLYVKCFATKEMFKTLYKCCSITASCKFLDPKVAGWLHHGSSREKTFHEMVKEYFPQGCFIAKRIGTCYDVGPGLYIESEIAGELRASAEAVLTWHITDKLLDKLEQQSPTLLYTFKDIEMRTVTLLACMELTGLGVSLKSLQDLSSIIHEEMMSLEEQAYALCGRRFNFSSSKQVGEILGLYNGKKISVNKAVLEQSDHPVSSLVMSWRKLSATQSKIIYPILNLAQHSSRIHGNCITSTLTGRVSMHEPNLQNVPKDFNFKDNSFTISVRMAFIPAIGNVMLSADYCQLELRILAHFSRDILLCDIMRRPGDIFKSIAANWNHISEDQVDDKIRQHTKQLCYGMIYGMGVKTLAENLSVDEVKAKEFLESFMNAYPGISKWLTNVLDEARTNGYITTILERRRMFPELTSTNPVEKLQAERQAVNTKVQGSAADIAKKAMVNIEERIRVEFPMATTIMPSSNPIRKLRSNSREAQQRGGYLVLQLHDELLYEVNIHDLNQVARIVKESMEQVCQLAVPLPVKLKVGPAWGDLSEYTVC